AGGGACGGATGTGATTGACTTCCTTgttcttattcttatttttgcTTGTATGGGATGTAAAAGCTGGCTTTATGGGGTTTCAAAAAGAATACTGTCGATTATCTCCTAGAGTTCGGATCCAGGACTGTGGAATTATACCGCGGTTTCGGGTCTGCTTTATGTGTATATTGAAATAATATGGATGACCTTGTCCACAGCCTGCCTTTTTGTCCTGCTACATTCGGAGAACTTAGGGTTCCGAGTATTTGTTACCATAAGAGATATGCTAACATTGCTGACAAAGAAATGCCATACAAACACCTCCGACGGCCCTAGAATTATAGTGACGGCTTAGAATACATAATAAGCCTACCACCAACTCTCCAATAACACTAAAATTACAGTAAGAGGCTCTATCAAGTCAACCACACCCGATGATGCTCGTTCTTAAAAAGAGTCTCTATTGGTTATGGGCTTACTGGTCCTCGTCAGGCATATTCAGGCACGTCTACTATAGAATAACCATGTAAGTTGACACTGTATGTTGTTATCAAGATAAGTGTCTAACTGCGCTGGACGATGGCAAATGTCCCACTCGAGGTTTGGTATACTTACACTAGGTATGTAGCTGAGAGTGGTTTACTGTCAATATACCATTGGAGGTAATGTGTTCATCTTTATTTGTATGTTCCAAAGCACTCAGTTCAAGATAATAAGCATGTCTACGCTCTCTACTGATAGTATAAAGTATGTACTCTAACTTGAACTTTATGACTTTGAATTGTATCGGAATACTTCAATTAACTTGCCTGACCTTCTCATAGTCGCCCTTGGGAGTTCCAGTCTACTGTTCTGGGGCTCGATCTCCTTTGATATTTCTTCCTGCCTATAGCACTAACTAACATGTGCCTATCTGGTATGTATTATTGTTTATCAAATAACCCTCCTGATAGATATCAAAGTATAGCAACAGCTACGCAGACACAACAATGAAAACTGTCTCACTTGGATGCCGACCCGGGACTTCATAGTATGAGTAAAAGGACCGATTTCGACATGCATCGGTGATGGCGGCAAAGGGACAGTCAATAGATCCAATGTGCCTTCGGATATTAAACATCTCGCTCGCGATGTACTGGCATACCATCTCTATCACAAACATAAAGTTCGACAGAGCCCCTTGTATCCTATCACCACCGACTAGTAGAAGGTTCATATCATCTATTAGGCAGTTCCATGATTCACTCCACCCGGACTCTATGACAAGGGACAAAAAGACGATTGTTGTTCgtccgaagaaagaaatcaggTTCTTTTCGGGGACATCGATTAGATCCCCACGGCTTTGTCGCTTGAACTTCCTCCACGTCAGGCGTGGAGTGATTTGGTCGTGGTGTAGTTGTCCATTACGGTGCTATCATACTATCCAAGACATCATGTACGACTTGCCGGGTGTCACCGTTTGTCTACTTATCCTGAGCACCACGTAAAGGTGCAAGTCTCGTCCAGGTATTGTAGTAGTAGCAGTAGCAGTAGCAGAGTAGCAGTGAAAGCAGTCGCAGTAAGTGTCGTCGTAGCAGCAGTACATAGAAACCGTACAGCTGGAGAAGATATTTCCCTTAACCTAAAACGCGAAAGCTATTCTCGTCCATTTCTATATtgacttctcctctttcgtcgtcatcgtagTAGTATTGGTCGTAGTATTAGTCGTTGTAGTAGTCGTCTTCGTCCAAGTTGTTTTAATGCTGTTCGTCATCGCTTTCAGGATCCAAGTTGATTGGCTCCCCGGCATCTAGATCAATGGCCTCTATATGAACGATGATAGGGTTCTCCCGACCAAGAGCCCCTATACACTGGCCTCATCTTCCCAAGACCCTGCTTGGACTGTCCAATTTCTGCCAATCGAATCTGGTATAAAGCACTTCCATAGTGGACTCCAAGGTAAGCAGCCCCTTGCCTATTAAATCCCATGTATACCGCTCTTTGAGATAACTTATTGGGCCATCTGCAACTGGCGCACCACTTATCATCCTCCTTCAGCTTCGTGTAAAGTTTTGTAACCCCGATTTCTATCACTAGTGTCGGCCAGTCGTTGTAGTGCTGGATGATGGTTCGCGATTGCTCGACGTGAAAGTCCGATTTgactgtttttctttcttgcctcTAAGTAATTTTTATGTAGTGTTGAGCCCCAAGCTGCGACTGCCCTGGCTATCAGCGATTGTTTGAGACAGGCACTGTGGAAAAAAAGACCTATGGTGGTTGTAATCGACattgattatatatacttttttgTTCATCTGTGAAATACCCTAAATCTTTGACTGTGGCCAAAAATTCTGAAATATAGATCACGATATAGAAGTCCACGCCATAGGATGTAGCATACTGCAAAGCATGGTCTATAGGACCTGTGATATCACTGTTGTTGGATTTGCTGACGGTTCTGCTTGGAATGGTGCTCAGCTCCTGGCATGATCTTGGTAAGCACCAACAGTGCCCTTTCTAAAGCCGCCTGGTATATGATGACTGTCAGGGAACTACTGTCTTCCCACGTACGCTGTAAGAACGTATGCAAGGTGAAGACATGGCAACAGTAGGCAGGAGGAACTGACGGGTGTGCTTGGAAGGATGATTACTAGAGGAACTTTAGGTAGTGAGATGAGTATTTAACTACGAATACTCTGGTGAAGAGGGCATGTACATGATCACTAGTGGAAAAAGGTCAGAAGTGCATGCATATCATTGGGGAATTGTGTAGCCCTACAATCAAAGGGTTGCCCCGTAGTGaataggaagaaaaaaaaaaggaattgCTCATATTGAATGTGGATATTATCAAAATCATAAAGTGCTGCTATGCAGCTACGCTCCTATTCCGTTAGTCCCGTTTGTTGTCCCATCCATGGCTGCAATATCTAAACAGCCCATTCCCCGGATATGATCAAGGAGATTATCGACACGAAACCCTATATTGAGCTGGTGCTCGGAGAGGACTAGGTCCATTTTAACCTTGGCATCATCGGCATGCTCTAGTGAATGAACCCGGATCAGTTCCTTGCCGTGCTTTGTATTACTCCTGTGAATAACTTTGTCGCAACCCCGGGCTTGACAAAACCATGTATCGGATGTTGATTCATTACCGTTAAGGGTGTCTGGCTCCGAGGGTGCCTGGTCACCGATAGAGACCGACGTATTGCGACTCTGGAGAATTTCCTGTAGCGCGGGTACCTTCTGAAGAGGCGTAGTTTCGGGGTTGGAGAGCATTGAACGAGTTCTGCGTTTCGCCCGCGTAGATAAGGGATCGCGGACAAGCTCATGACCGCGAACTTTGCTGGGAGTTTCAAATTCATCCATTGCATCAGGGTTGTCATCTGACAGATATTCATCGTCTGCTGCAGCGGCACTCCTCGTTCGCTTGCCAATTTTCTTGCTAGCGATCGTGCTTTTAGGGCGCAGCACAGACTTACGGACCCGGCGCCTTCGCGGCCTAggctgttcttcttcatgctCACTGTCCTCTGGAGAGGACTCAGCTTCGTTGAATAAACGAGGTCGTAGTGGAGTGAACGCTATTTGTTGCACGTCGTGTTTCTTTGCGGCGGCTTTCAATTCTCGGTATATGACCTTGCGTGACCAATCAAAATTGTAAGTTTTCGCCTCATCCATAAGCTCTATAATTGCATCGGCTTTTGAGGCGATGAGGTCTTGGGCATAGTCTGCACTATCGATCTCGAAGCGCCCCACTATCGTGGAGGCAACAAGATCAAGATTTAGTTGGCGTTTTGCCAAGTGTCCGGCCTCCTTTAGGTCAAGGATCACCTGGTAAATGGCCTCTGTTTGCGTTTTAGAGACCGCAGTTGGGTCTGGTTCATGGGTTGCTTCTTCCGGTTCATCGTCGGCTTTGTCTTCTTCGGGCTCTGATTCGGCCTTCGGTGACTCTAATTCGGCCTTAATCTGTTCATAGTCCTCCTAACCATCAAGTAAGCTACCGTAATTTATACTACAGGAAGAGGACAAGTACCGGAAACTTTTCACGGAGGTGCGCAAAAATGTCTGTATCGACCCATTGAATACCCTCCTCGCCCTTCAGCATTCGGGTAAGTAGAAAGTGATGATGTTTGTAGAAGACTTCGGCCGAATCATCATTGTCCTCACAAATCCCATGCGTATGGCTCACGTACTACCCCAGGGGTTCTACGTCAGTGACGACACTCCACCACAAGCGCATGGAAAGTGATCCACTAACCTCCTCGCACAAGTATTCAACGCTCGGAGTCCGATTCCTCCGCTTGCTCCGCCGCCTTTTCTGGTGTCGGTCCGCTaagaaatatagtaaatCGATGGCCTCCACCACATCATTGAACATAGGTCGATAACCCCTCGCAGGTGAGATGGAGAACCAGCCCGCGCGGCCGGCAACCCAGATGCCAACCTCGCCATCATCATGTTGTCCGTAAGCGTAATGCGTAATGTTTTCTAGAACAATTCGTTTCGTAAGGTAGTCTTGGTCGAGTACTAATGGCAGCGATTGATGCGTTAGAATGAGGGGGACGTGAACTATGGTATGTGAGCCGTTGTAGATCGGTACGCACCGAGGgactcctgctcctcctccacctcatcCAAGCACCCGGTTACCTGGACAGGATTGTCCGGGGAGGCCGTGAGGAGGTTCGCATAGCGGGATTTGCCCGGGACCAGGACTCTGACCTCGGATAGACTGAACTCTTCCCAGTCGTTCTCGTCAGCAAGAGACGGGTCTCTGGCGGCCAGGACACTATCTTCTCGCGATGTCATGTCTCCGGAGGCAGCATGATGCCTTGGCCGACATGCAAGAAAGGGTTCACAAAGAGGCTCTTGGAAACCGATACAATGTGGAACGGGATGAAATAAAGCAGAACGGGTGATCTTGACAGGCGTTGATGAGATTCCAGAGGGTCTAAAGAGTAGACGATGGTTTTGTATTTATTGGGTCTGGTAATTACCAGGCGGTACCCATTATGCACCGGTGAAGAATTCCGTATCTTACGCGGTCCATACGTCAGACTGTAATACGTCTTTAAGCCTTTTGCAAGCGGGCGCAAACCCGCAGCTGTTTTTTCTTCAGTCGCAGTTTCAAGTTCCGTGCTGTGGTTGTTCAGTTGATAGACTAGAGCTTTCTCTCATTCATAAATATTTAGGGCTGCGGGTCAATTGAGCTGTTTGTTTCTAGATTTGGTCGCATACAACATCTACTATtttactcttcttctccaatttcTCCTTCCCCGCGACTGATGGGATTCCGCCCGGGCTTTAGGCTATTTCGAACCACCATGTCCGGAGAAAAGATCTACGAAGGTGTTTTTGGTATGTTCTCCACATCATATTTATTCCACTCAAATTATAGGTATTCTGGCAATCAACAGCAGGCTAACAACTACAATAGCCGTCCATAAGCCCCAGGGCGTCACCTCCGCCGATGTCATCCGCACCCTCCAACACCACTTCAACCCTTCTAAGCTCTTCAAGCCTTGGTTAGAAACCGAGCGCGCTCGCCGAGACCGCGAGAGCAAGAACCAGCGTAGACGGCGCCGCACGCAACGCCTGGATGTTAAAATCGGCCATGGAGGAACCCTCGACCCACTGGCCACCGGTGTGCTAGTTACCGGAGTCGGAAAAGGCACCAAGCAGCTCAATGACTTCCTGGGATGTACCAAAACCTACGAAACAATTGTACTTTTCGGAGCCGAGACAGACACCTACGACCGACTGGGCAAGATCGTCCGACGGGCTCCATATGAGCATGTCACGCGCGAAGTGGTTGAGAAGGCGCTGGAGCAGTTCCGGGGGAAGATCATGCAACGCCCGCCTATCTTTTCGGCCTTGAAGGTCAAGGGCAAGCCGCTTTATGAATACGCTCGTGAGGGCAAGGAACCACCAATTGAGATCCAGGAGAGACCCGTCGAGGTGACGGATCTGCGTATTCTCGAGTGGTATGAGCCTGGTACACATGATTTCAAGGGGCCTGAACAAGAGGCTGCTGCCGAGGAGAAAGCCGTTGCCGAGAAGCTCCTCGCGAAAGAAGATGCTTTACCTATTGCGCCGTCTTCCGAAGCTGCAGGATCGGCCGAGAAGACAGCAGAGCAGGATACTTCGGCTTCGACAAAACGCAAGACACCACCACCTGCAGATAGTCCCAAGGCAGCTGAAGATACTGCACCAGCAGCGGCCGAGGGTGAGAAATCTCCGGCcgcgaagaagcagaaggcagCTGAAGGCGAAGCGGTTCCGGCACAGACCGAGCAATCCTCGTCAAATGCCCCAGAAAcggcagaagagaaatcagATGCGCTGCCAGAGAAGGCTGAATCTGCCCCTCAACCGCAATCCGCGGCTGTTAAAATCATCATGACCGTTTCATCGGGATTCTATGTCCGTTCCTTGGCACATGACCTGGGCAAGGCCGTTGGCAGCTGTGCAATGATGAGTGAACTCATCCGGACCCGCCAGGCAGATTTCGAACTTGGTGCTGACAAAGTACTTGAGTACCGGGATCTGGAGGCTGGTGAAGAGGTTTGGGGGCCCAAGGTACAGCAGTTCTTGGAAcagtgggagaagaaaagggcgGCTGAGGCGACTGTCGATCAAAATTAACCCTACATTGACCTAAATCTCACTGGCCTCTGCAGGGAAAGGTCGGTGAATCTAATCGCTTGGATACAATATGGGTCTGTGTAATTATGCATATGGGGCgaataaaatttaaaagtCTTGCAAATATATCATATGTCCAAGAATAGCGGCTGAGAAAATGACGAATGTATACCCATTTAAGGAAAAGAGACGAGGTGACTTGAACTTTTCAATGCATTGCTGTCAATCCGTTCGCATCGACAGGTATCGAGGCCTGATAGCCTATGTAGGTATTCAAATCCAGCAACAAGTCTAGGCGTAGAATGTATCAATCACTCTATCCCAAAGAATTTGAGAGGGGTAAAAAGGAATGAATGAAGATGACAAGTTAGTTACTGATCCTTCCGATGTCAAACAGCGGTTGGTTCGCCGTTGGGCAATAGGTCTAAATCATAAGATCATGCATCTCATCAAGCAACGATTAAAAGCCAATAAGGAAAACACGCTCTAAGGTTGAAGCGAAATGTAAGATCTGACTGCTGAGAACTAAGTAGGAACAGCTGGTAAACAAAGGGAAACCGTTTTTAGAGGGGTATACCGCTGAAAACTCAGATaccaaaaggaaaaaagacaaaaagacgGACGAAGATGCCAAGACAGGATGCATTTGTATACAGCTTGAAAATGAATGTAAGGGTGGTTGAAGATTTATTGAGACAGTTGTTGATGGGCGTTATGAGCGTCGACAAGAGCTAAACACAATCAGTTATTACATAGTCGATTATGATGCAGGTAAGGCAACTTACTTTGAAGGACAAAGGCTTGCCCTTGTCGTGATTCGCAGGCGCATTGAAGTGTGCTTCCGTCGAGGAAATCCAGCAAGATACTGTTTGGAAGCTCCTGTCGATCCTCATCCGGTAAAGCGGGCGTCCTGAATTCACTAAGATGATATCGTTTGACCATGTTGCGGTTACTTGAATCAATATTTCCAGGAGTCAGAACCAAGTACCCCTTGTCATCGACGCGAACAAATCGTCGCTTCCAGAGCAGCGTGTCGGGGAACTGGACATTGACCTCTCCGATATCGACTGCCTGTGCGATCTCGGCTCCTGTATCAAGCGGcgtgctttcttctttaacCACCGGGCCTAGTGAGCTAAATGGACTCTTCCGCGAAGTTGAGGTGATAGATGACATACGAcgaagaagccgagaagcgcgagattctttctttccttcgggAGACAAAGGGGCATCCACGACAGGTTTTGAGGTGTCTTCATTCTTGGAGGCAGAGGAGATTGACATCCGACTCTCTGAGCGCGGCATGGACAGCGCAGAAGGCTGGTTACTCGAGCCGACGGAAGACGGAGACATGCTGCGCTCTTTCGACTTGCTAGCCATAGGTTCTGGCGACGGATCGGGTGAAGGAGATTCGCAGGTGTCATGCTCAACTGTCAGGGGACTAGCGTGGAGATTGAGCACGCTGTTCTCTGAAGGATCAACCTTGGAATCTCCTGGAGTAGTATTGGAGTCACGAATTATCCGGGCTGTAACCGACACTGAGTTTGTACGTTTGACGCTTGCACTAGACTGCGAGTCGGGGCGCCTCACACTGGAAGCTCGAGAGAAACTTTCAGGAGTGAACGACCCATGCCTAGATCCTGGCGCCGAGTCCGGATTACCATTCAGTGAGACGGAGGCTCTCTTCCTAAGAGCCTCGAAGGAAGCCGACGAAGGTGCTGCTAGGTTTTGATTCGAGGTTGGTTGCGCATCACCTCGGCTCGAAAATTTCTCCAAGGCTGCGATGCGTTTTGAGATGCCCGAAGATACATTGATCTTCTTAGCCACCAGGACAGAGTTATCAGCTTCATTGTAGGGTGTCGATACAGACCTTCCCACAGCTAGTGCGTGTAGGTTGGGTGACTGGCGTCCGATAGCACTTGGGTTGGAAACCGCTCGTGAATTTTTCCATGCATCAGGGGGGCTTCGGTCGTTTCCATTATTAGAATAGCCCGGGGATAGCGGCGAGTTCCCAACTGAAATGGGCTTGGCTTCCTCTAGTGTGGCGCTCTTTAATTCCTCCATGAATGAATCATCGGAAAGATTATCGTCATCCGAATAATCCGGTGTTGGCACTTGAATAGGTTCAAGGTGAAGCCTACGCTTTTCCTTCCGGGTATCGACGTCCTTTTGCTCCGTGACCGACACTTCAGGGGTCAGGTCATTCTGTGTCTCAGTAACTTGAGTCTCGTCGGTGGTCGGGGAGTCGGAAGTTAAACTTGTTCGAGAATCGGGGGTCGAAAGTACGGGGATGGACTGAGGCAGGGCAGACTCGGCAGGTTCTCCAGTGGCGTCGGTCTCCTGTTCAACAGGAGCAAGAGGATTCTCGGCTGGTGGAGAACGCACGGCAATTTCTTCGTCTGGAATGTTGAGGGACTTCTCCTCAAGTGGGACTTCTTTGGCCGCGCTAGGCGAGCCGGGACCACTTTTAGTCTCTTCGTTAATTGACTTAGTCAAATCCTCTTCAACAACGTCATCTTCAAGCACAGAAGCCGACTGTGCAGTCTGGCATTGGTCCGTCTCTGAAGGCTCTTGAGCATCGTCCAAAATTTCCGCACTTGTTTCAGAACTGTCTTGCAGATCATTGATCGACAAGTCAGGGGTTGAATCTGAGATTACGGCGTCCGAAACGGCCTT
This DNA window, taken from Aspergillus flavus chromosome 5, complete sequence, encodes the following:
- a CDS encoding putative GPI-anchored cell surface glyco protein — translated: MSLNGLDNPAVIEAYQTALSEAGGWFLLQYVSRDEVALLDRGTGGVPDVRNAIDGYEEKSPLYGFLQYRRRKVVLSYLPEGISRLVQGISLLPITLTSTLTDEILHPPLARTTVQFQSILDKFSPHDTVFYLSQPSELTESALSSACLLHTASGSITSSSNSLRRRRLMEIAEDAEETPGSKDASPPPISTKDFRQRSFSQLSEATIVASPVASDAHSIRHGTETSSPTKTPDDTQDNDRPPSIAGDHHSERPTSRKTSRDELSYSEPRRSTQSARPSLKDLERTGVYKQKVKLGPRPSVDESGRPRTAGNLSRSAEQRPVASLPAGMRSSSLRRSNPSPARPRSQGSTVASMSGRMVPPVPPLLVPPLSMPISRPKLSPGAKSLSALSSSGTSQERERLMKALQLRKTQMEKRAQEGKKIHRAVEERKESHIDPIEDKENISHVHDNMKRVQADENKASVLEHSKGPLSETQPTVVPEPVEVHDEHIKAVSDAVISDSTPDLSINDLQDSSETSAEILDDAQEPSETDQCQTAQSASVLEDDVVEEDLTKSINEETKSGPGSPSAAKEVPLEEKSLNIPDEEIAVRSPPAENPLAPVEQETDATGEPAESALPQSIPVLSTPDSRTSLTSDSPTTDETQVTETQNDLTPEVSVTEQKDVDTRKEKRRLHLEPIQVPTPDYSDDDNLSDDSFMEELKSATLEEAKPISVGNSPLSPGYSNNGNDRSPPDAWKNSRAVSNPSAIGRQSPNLHALAVGRSVSTPYNEADNSVLVAKKINVSSGISKRIAALEKFSSRGDAQPTSNQNLAAPSSASFEALRKRASVSLNGNPDSAPGSRHGSFTPESFSRASSVRRPDSQSSASVKRTNSVSVTARIIRDSNTTPGDSKVDPSENSVLNLHASPLTVEHDTCESPSPDPSPEPMASKSKERSMSPSSVGSSNQPSALSMPRSESRMSISSASKNEDTSKPVVDAPLSPEGKKESRASRLLRRMSSITSTSRKSPFSSLGPVVKEESTPLDTGAEIAQAVDIGEVNVQFPDTLLWKRRFVRVDDKGYLVLTPGNIDSSNRNMVKRYHLSEFRTPALPDEDRQELPNSILLDFLDGSTLQCACESRQGQAFVLQTLVDAHNAHQQLSQ
- a CDS encoding pseudouridine synthase gives rise to the protein MGFRPGFRLFRTTMSGEKIYEGVFAVHKPQGVTSADVIRTLQHHFNPSKLFKPWLETERARRDRESKNQRRRRRTQRLDVKIGHGGTLDPLATGVLVTGVGKGTKQLNDFLGCTKTYETIVLFGAETDTYDRLGKIVRRAPYEHVTREVVEKALEQFRGKIMQRPPIFSALKVKGKPLYEYAREGKEPPIEIQERPVEVTDLRILEWYEPGTHDFKGPEQEAAAEEKAVAEKLLAKEDALPIAPSSEAAGSAEKTAEQDTSASTKRKTPPPADSPKAAEDTAPAAAEGEKSPAAKKQKAAEGEAVPAQTEQSSSNAPETAEEKSDALPEKAESAPQPQSAAVKIIMTVSSGFYVRSLAHDLGKAVGSCAMMSELIRTRQADFELGADKVLEYRDLEAGEEVWGPKVQQFLEQWEKKRAAEATVDQN